From the genome of Prevotella herbatica, one region includes:
- a CDS encoding glycoside hydrolase family 3 C-terminal domain-containing protein has translation MMILVKRTILLSISVLLVLGLKAQKPVYLDESKPLEMRVEDALSRMTLNEKIAVIHAQSKFSAAGVKRLGFPDFWTDDGPHGVRPDVLWDEWEQAGQTNDSCVAFPALTCLAATWNPSLANLYGHSLGEEALYRGKDMILGPGVNIYRTPLGGRNFEYLGEDPYLSSRMVVPYICGLQNMGVAACVKHYALNNDEEYRHQVNVIVDDRTLHEIYLPAFKAAVTEGGAWGIMGAYNLYHNQHNCHNEILLNKILKHDWKFDGVVVSDWGGTHNTDEAVMNGLDMEFGTGTDGLRAGTKNAYENYYMAYPYLMGIREGKYSEKELNDKVRRVLRLYYRTTMNRNRPNGFLCSEAHYAAARKIGDEGVVLLKNDKNVLPVDTLSVHNILVVGENAIKMMTVGGGSSSLKAQKEISPLLGLREALSCHNIKVDYERGYVGDVTGSYNGVTTGQDLNDKRSAAKLIEDAVAKARKADYVILFGGLNKSDYQDCEGHDRKEYGLPYGQDKLVEALAKANKKLVFVNISGNAVAMPWKNKVNAILQGWFVGSESGEVLADIITGKANPSGKLPFTWAASLNDVPAHRLNAYPGKWRADHKIIDEEYKEGLYVGYRGVDKFMTKPLFAFGHGLSYTSFKITNLRADKQEMTRDGKITFTVNVKNTGKREGSEVVQLYINDVKSSLPRPYKELKGFTKVSLNPGESKDVSITIDNASLSYYDDKKSEWVSESGAFKALIGNSSDNIIGEIGFVLR, from the coding sequence ATGATGATATTAGTGAAAAGAACGATTCTATTATCAATATCCGTATTACTGGTTCTGGGTTTAAAAGCCCAGAAACCAGTATATCTGGATGAGTCTAAACCGTTGGAGATGCGTGTTGAAGACGCATTGTCACGTATGACTTTAAATGAGAAGATTGCTGTGATACATGCTCAAAGCAAGTTTTCTGCAGCAGGAGTTAAACGACTTGGATTTCCAGATTTCTGGACAGATGATGGTCCTCATGGAGTTCGCCCAGACGTGCTTTGGGATGAATGGGAACAAGCTGGACAGACAAATGATTCATGTGTTGCCTTTCCTGCTCTTACATGTCTTGCAGCTACATGGAATCCTTCTTTAGCTAATTTATATGGACATAGTCTCGGAGAAGAAGCTTTGTATCGTGGAAAAGATATGATTCTTGGTCCTGGTGTGAATATATATCGCACACCGCTGGGTGGAAGAAACTTTGAGTATCTTGGTGAGGATCCATATCTATCTTCACGCATGGTTGTGCCGTATATCTGTGGATTGCAGAATATGGGCGTTGCTGCATGCGTGAAACACTATGCTCTTAACAATGATGAGGAATACCGTCATCAAGTGAATGTTATAGTGGACGACCGTACTCTTCATGAAATATACCTCCCCGCTTTTAAAGCTGCCGTTACCGAAGGTGGAGCATGGGGCATTATGGGCGCTTATAATCTTTATCATAATCAGCACAACTGTCATAACGAGATTTTGTTGAACAAGATTCTGAAACATGATTGGAAGTTTGATGGCGTAGTTGTTTCAGACTGGGGCGGAACTCATAATACAGATGAGGCTGTGATGAATGGTCTTGATATGGAATTTGGAACTGGTACTGACGGACTGCGTGCAGGAACAAAGAATGCCTATGAAAACTATTATATGGCTTATCCATATCTTATGGGTATTCGTGAAGGCAAGTATTCTGAAAAAGAACTTAATGACAAGGTTCGCAGAGTGTTGAGATTATATTATCGTACGACAATGAATCGTAACCGTCCTAATGGTTTTCTGTGTTCTGAAGCTCATTATGCTGCCGCAAGAAAAATCGGCGATGAAGGTGTTGTACTTTTGAAGAATGATAAAAATGTATTGCCAGTTGACACTCTTTCGGTACATAATATCCTTGTAGTGGGAGAGAATGCTATCAAGATGATGACCGTTGGTGGAGGTTCGTCTTCATTAAAGGCTCAAAAAGAGATTTCTCCTTTGCTGGGTTTGCGAGAGGCTCTTTCATGCCACAATATCAAAGTGGATTATGAACGCGGCTATGTAGGAGATGTAACAGGTTCTTATAATGGTGTAACTACAGGACAAGATCTTAATGATAAGCGCTCTGCTGCTAAACTCATTGAAGACGCTGTAGCAAAAGCTCGTAAAGCTGATTACGTAATATTATTCGGTGGATTGAATAAAAGCGATTATCAGGATTGCGAAGGTCACGACCGAAAGGAGTATGGCTTGCCTTATGGACAGGATAAACTTGTTGAAGCACTTGCAAAGGCTAACAAAAAGCTTGTATTTGTGAATATATCAGGAAATGCAGTTGCAATGCCTTGGAAGAATAAGGTTAATGCAATATTGCAAGGATGGTTTGTTGGTTCTGAATCAGGTGAAGTGCTTGCAGACATTATAACAGGTAAAGCAAATCCTTCAGGAAAATTACCTTTTACTTGGGCTGCATCTCTTAATGACGTACCTGCTCACAGACTTAATGCATATCCAGGAAAATGGCGTGCCGATCATAAGATAATTGATGAGGAATATAAAGAAGGCCTTTATGTAGGTTATAGGGGCGTAGACAAATTCATGACAAAGCCATTGTTTGCGTTTGGACATGGATTGAGCTATACATCTTTCAAGATTACTAATCTTCGTGCAGACAAGCAAGAGATGACACGTGATGGAAAGATTACATTCACTGTTAATGTAAAAAATACCGGAAAGCGTGAAGGTTCAGAGGTTGTACAGTTATATATAAATGATGTAAAGTCATCATTGCCACGTCCGTATAAGGAACTTAAAGGTTTTACAAAAGTATCGTTGAATCCTGGAGAGTCAAAGGATGTGTCAATAACTATAGATAATGCATCGCTTAGTTATTATGATGACAAGAAATCAGAATGGGTTTCAGAATCAGGAGCCTTCAAGGCACTGATTGGAAATTCATCAGATAATATTATTGGCGAAATAGGTTTTGTTTTAAGGTAA
- a CDS encoding glycoside hydrolase family 30 protein encodes MKNNRTMILSMASALLISLSACGNMDTIDNTPNPNVVEENLSGNLATLYTTTANGSATLKKTYSQVASTVNMAPTTIQVDPTKTYQSMDGFGFAITYSTCYNLMKMDAASREKFLKQTYSTTEGYGVSYARISIGCNDFSSTEYSLCDTKGLENFALHNDETSYVIPVLKEILAINPNLKIMASPWTCPKWMKVSDINTKAAFDSWTDGHLNPDYRKDYAQYFVKFVNAMKANGINIYAVSPQNEPLNRANCASLYMPWDEEAAFVKELASAFKQNNINTKIYVYDHNYNYDNGGDQQDYPIKVYNALGQNYDGSELVVGAAFHDYGGSNTELTNVHNKATDKDLIFSESSIGTWNDGRNLSKRLVEDMKNITLGTVNQWCKAVLVWNLMLDEKMGPNLDGGCQTCYGAVDIFNNYTTVKYNSHYYVISQMSSVVRPGAVRIGTALRSVSDKDIIYSAFLNPDGTKALVVLNSGDTDITATIGDGSENFKAVIPAQGVVSCSWK; translated from the coding sequence ATGAAAAATAATAGAACTATGATATTATCAATGGCAAGTGCGTTGCTTATTTCCTTGTCAGCGTGTGGCAACATGGACACTATAGATAACACTCCTAATCCTAATGTGGTAGAAGAAAATCTATCAGGAAATCTAGCTACGCTCTATACAACAACTGCAAATGGCAGCGCGACACTAAAGAAGACATACAGTCAGGTGGCTTCAACAGTAAACATGGCGCCTACAACAATTCAGGTTGATCCAACAAAGACTTATCAATCTATGGATGGATTTGGTTTTGCTATTACGTATTCCACATGTTATAATCTGATGAAGATGGATGCTGCTTCACGTGAGAAATTCCTCAAACAAACTTATTCCACAACTGAGGGATATGGTGTGAGCTATGCTCGTATATCTATAGGATGTAATGATTTCTCAAGCACAGAATATTCTTTGTGCGATACAAAGGGACTAGAGAACTTTGCACTTCATAACGATGAAACATCTTACGTGATACCTGTCCTTAAAGAGATACTTGCAATAAATCCTAATCTAAAGATTATGGCATCACCATGGACTTGTCCTAAATGGATGAAAGTATCTGATATTAATACTAAGGCTGCTTTTGATTCATGGACAGACGGGCATCTTAATCCTGACTATCGTAAGGATTATGCACAGTATTTCGTAAAGTTTGTCAATGCGATGAAAGCGAATGGTATAAATATTTATGCCGTAAGTCCTCAAAACGAACCTCTCAATCGTGCCAACTGTGCATCTCTTTATATGCCTTGGGATGAAGAGGCTGCGTTCGTGAAAGAATTAGCTTCAGCATTCAAGCAGAATAATATCAATACAAAGATATACGTTTACGATCATAACTATAATTATGACAACGGCGGAGATCAGCAAGACTATCCAATAAAAGTATATAATGCTTTAGGACAGAATTATGATGGTTCAGAACTTGTCGTAGGTGCAGCCTTCCATGATTATGGAGGTTCAAACACAGAACTAACAAATGTTCATAACAAGGCTACAGACAAAGATTTGATTTTCTCAGAAAGCAGTATCGGTACGTGGAATGACGGACGCAATCTTTCAAAACGTCTTGTAGAAGATATGAAGAATATAACCCTTGGAACTGTAAATCAATGGTGTAAGGCTGTGCTTGTGTGGAACCTTATGCTTGACGAAAAGATGGGACCTAATCTTGATGGAGGTTGCCAGACATGTTATGGTGCGGTTGACATATTTAACAACTATACTACAGTGAAATATAATTCTCATTATTATGTGATTTCACAAATGTCATCTGTTGTACGCCCTGGCGCTGTTCGTATCGGAACTGCTTTACGTAGCGTATCTGATAAAGATATAATTTATTCAGCATTCCTTAATCCAGACGGAACCAAAGCATTGGTTGTACTCAATTCTGGTGATACTGATATTACTGCAACTATTGGCGATGGAAGTGAAAACTTCAAAGCTGTAATTCCTGCACAGGGAGTTGTGTCATGTTCATGGAAATAA
- a CDS encoding SusC/RagA family TonB-linked outer membrane protein — protein MKANNNLLTMKRFSILFFVLLLSVSAFSQKVSISGEVIDKQNEPVIGATVKEHGTTNGVVTDIDGKFSIQVGKNAVFDISYIGYKTKSVRATQGMKIVLEDETNLLEEVVAIGYGSVKRKDVTTAVSTVSTEDLDTRPIVSAAEGMQGKAAGLQISQASGQPGASPTVRVRGTTSLNGSNSPLYVVDGVPLTSIDFLSADDIADMQVLKDASSAAIYGSRAANGVIIINTKQGKNGVAKISFNAHYAWNKVCDHDKVLNTWEYKDLMNDIGTVKLPDGLTDHTDWAKEVYRTGNVQDYQLSVTNGTDKLRYYVSGGYVGENGVLKMSNFKRYNFRASVENEIKSWLKFNGNIAYSDYTYLGTDITTGAGANRGGVIPAIVNTPTYAPVWDPDHPGQYYNNFYGVNISSPSENLARSKDDKSRYDKMLATGKITVTPIKELNFTSSLTFDRENGNTFNFLDPHEIQYGRDTYGTGYDERYSTTVFVWDNVLNWNKQFGKHHFDAMAGSSYTQSKYSHSYISGSNYADSDIKTLNAANKISWTGTGTSASEWAILSYFARLQYNWSDTYMFTANMRADGSSKLAPGHRWGIFPSFSGAWRISNEKFMKNIRWIDDLKLRGGWGQTGNQSGLGDYSYLAEYNINRIQWFGAGYDANALPTRSQTTLSNPELTWETTNQTDIGLDLTVLGGRLTFYADYYYKLTKDMLMTITLPAGSAAARDLRYNGGEIENKGFEFSVSSKNLVGKLKWNTDFNISFNRNKLKKLMLTQVYYSANTTDYVNQPVVRNMPGKPLGTFWGYISDGVNPETGELKYRDVNHDGVISASDRTDIGDPNPDFTFGMTNTLSYKGFNLSVLLQGSYGNDIYNVSRMETEGMYDGKNQTTKVLERWRVPGQITSVPKAKFQMFNSTYFIEDGSYLRVKDISLSYDVPKYIISKFGISRLQPYISATNLITFTNYSGNDPEVNQYGNSGSVQGIDWGTYPMSKSFVVGLKLEF, from the coding sequence ATGAAAGCAAACAACAATTTATTAACGATGAAAAGATTCTCAATCCTGTTCTTCGTGTTGCTTTTGTCTGTATCAGCTTTTTCACAAAAGGTGAGTATCTCAGGCGAAGTGATCGATAAACAGAATGAGCCTGTCATTGGTGCCACAGTAAAGGAACATGGTACAACAAATGGTGTTGTTACCGATATTGATGGCAAGTTTTCTATTCAAGTAGGAAAGAATGCTGTGTTTGATATTTCCTATATTGGGTATAAAACAAAAAGTGTTAGGGCAACTCAAGGAATGAAGATTGTACTTGAAGATGAGACAAATCTTCTTGAAGAAGTTGTCGCTATTGGTTATGGATCTGTGAAACGTAAAGATGTAACAACCGCTGTTTCAACCGTTTCTACAGAAGATTTAGATACACGCCCAATCGTGTCAGCCGCAGAAGGAATGCAGGGTAAAGCTGCCGGATTACAGATAAGTCAGGCTAGCGGTCAACCAGGAGCAAGTCCAACAGTACGTGTTCGTGGAACAACTTCTTTAAACGGCTCAAACTCTCCTTTATATGTTGTTGATGGTGTTCCATTGACAAGTATTGATTTTCTTTCTGCTGATGATATCGCAGATATGCAGGTATTGAAAGATGCATCAAGTGCAGCTATATATGGAAGCCGTGCTGCTAATGGTGTTATCATTATCAATACCAAACAGGGAAAGAATGGTGTCGCTAAGATTTCATTTAATGCTCACTATGCATGGAATAAAGTTTGTGATCATGATAAAGTGCTGAATACATGGGAGTATAAAGATTTAATGAATGACATCGGAACAGTTAAACTTCCTGATGGATTAACTGATCATACAGATTGGGCTAAGGAGGTATATCGCACAGGTAATGTGCAAGACTATCAGTTGTCAGTAACAAATGGTACTGATAAATTGAGATATTATGTTTCTGGAGGCTACGTCGGAGAGAACGGCGTGTTGAAAATGTCTAATTTTAAACGTTATAATTTCAGAGCTTCAGTAGAGAATGAAATCAAAAGCTGGTTGAAATTTAATGGAAACATCGCTTATTCAGACTATACATATCTTGGAACAGATATAACAACAGGTGCTGGCGCTAATCGCGGTGGTGTCATTCCAGCTATAGTAAACACACCTACTTATGCTCCAGTGTGGGATCCTGACCATCCAGGACAGTATTATAATAATTTCTATGGTGTTAACATCTCTAGTCCTTCTGAGAACCTTGCACGTTCAAAAGATGACAAGAGTCGCTATGACAAGATGCTGGCAACCGGAAAAATAACTGTTACCCCAATTAAGGAACTTAACTTCACAAGTTCTCTTACATTTGACCGTGAGAACGGTAATACTTTTAATTTCCTTGATCCTCATGAAATACAGTATGGACGTGATACTTATGGAACAGGATATGATGAAAGATATTCTACAACCGTATTTGTTTGGGATAATGTGTTGAATTGGAATAAGCAGTTTGGAAAACATCATTTTGATGCTATGGCTGGTAGTTCTTACACTCAGAGTAAATATAGTCATAGTTACATCAGTGGAAGCAATTATGCCGATTCAGACATAAAGACCCTTAATGCTGCAAACAAGATATCTTGGACGGGAACTGGAACAAGTGCTTCAGAATGGGCTATACTATCTTATTTCGCACGTTTACAGTACAATTGGAGTGATACTTATATGTTTACAGCCAATATGCGTGCTGACGGAAGTTCAAAACTTGCACCAGGACACAGATGGGGTATATTCCCTTCTTTCTCTGGAGCATGGAGAATCTCTAATGAGAAGTTTATGAAGAACATTAGATGGATTGATGATTTGAAACTTCGTGGTGGTTGGGGACAGACTGGTAATCAAAGTGGACTCGGAGATTACAGCTATCTTGCAGAATATAATATAAACCGTATTCAATGGTTTGGTGCAGGATATGATGCAAATGCTCTACCTACACGTTCACAGACAACTCTATCTAATCCAGAGCTGACATGGGAAACAACAAACCAGACAGATATTGGTCTAGATCTTACAGTGCTTGGTGGTCGTCTGACATTCTATGCTGACTACTATTATAAACTTACTAAAGACATGCTTATGACAATTACTTTGCCAGCAGGAAGTGCAGCTGCACGTGACCTGAGATATAATGGCGGAGAAATAGAAAATAAGGGTTTTGAGTTTAGTGTAAGTTCAAAGAATCTAGTAGGTAAATTGAAGTGGAATACAGATTTCAATATTTCATTTAACCGAAATAAACTCAAGAAGCTTATGCTTACTCAGGTTTATTACTCTGCAAACACTACAGATTATGTAAATCAGCCTGTTGTACGCAATATGCCAGGTAAACCTCTAGGTACATTCTGGGGATATATCTCAGATGGTGTGAATCCTGAAACTGGTGAACTTAAATATCGCGATGTAAATCACGATGGTGTAATCTCTGCAAGCGACCGTACTGATATCGGTGATCCTAATCCAGACTTTACTTTTGGTATGACAAACACATTATCGTATAAAGGATTTAACCTAAGTGTCCTTTTGCAGGGATCTTATGGAAATGATATCTACAATGTGTCAAGAATGGAAACCGAAGGAATGTATGATGGTAAGAATCAGACAACAAAGGTGCTTGAAAGATGGCGCGTACCTGGACAGATTACTAGTGTGCCAAAAGCAAAGTTCCAGATGTTTAATTCTACATATTTCATTGAAGATGGAAGCTATCTTCGTGTAAAGGATATCTCGTTGTCATACGATGTGCCAAAGTATATCATATCAAAGTTTGGTATCTCTCGTTTGCAACCTTATATATCTGCAACCAATTTGATTACTTTCACAAATTATTCAGGTAATGACCCTGAGGTAAATCAATATGGAAATAGTGGATCTGTACAGGGTATAGACTGGGGAACCTATCCAATGAGTAAATCATTTGTCGTAGGACTTAAACTTGAATTCTAA
- a CDS encoding RagB/SusD family nutrient uptake outer membrane protein, whose translation MKSIYKSIIIGVSALSFTACSLDYDPISTPTELTQGTSSDTATAVLKDRQAAIDQRTNLYELLKNRQEHWHLDYLLVGDSHTDNAYAGTTGAEVEPYETNSIDASNSVLGRDWSRYLEDIAKANVLINGLEELKTKGLVSDNEYHQWKAEGELFRALIMFNMARLWGSFPIITKVAKTITAENVGEVYPTYFPPRSTDKECYQQIISDLSDAEQYAPDFNSADRTVLSKVVAQAMFVKVYAEKPVQDYSKVIEYADKVRCVAGMALEPDFSTLWGYDADKKDCVKRNTSEGILEVHWTTGNANWESWMYGRSLENYDYYFSWAKWITPSRDLIKDFESENDTTRMNQTIVYYACKWSNYYPASRYPFMYKYRSGYNNQYKLRLADIILLEAEAYAYKGDNTKSADLVNLIRNRAKLPNLTADKTATKEAMIEAVLHERRLELALEGERWYDLCRNNKVEEYLNGLNNRDSGRLMQRKQYDANSYLLPIPQSALDENTNLQQNPGY comes from the coding sequence ATGAAATCAATATATAAATCAATAATAATAGGTGTTTCGGCATTATCTTTTACAGCTTGTTCATTAGATTATGATCCGATATCTACACCAACAGAGTTGACACAGGGGACTTCGTCTGATACAGCGACTGCGGTACTCAAGGATCGTCAGGCTGCAATAGATCAGCGTACCAATTTGTATGAACTCCTTAAAAATCGTCAGGAACATTGGCATCTAGACTATCTGCTTGTAGGTGACAGTCATACCGATAATGCGTATGCAGGAACTACTGGTGCGGAGGTAGAGCCTTATGAAACAAACTCTATCGATGCTAGTAACTCTGTGCTGGGACGTGACTGGTCACGCTATCTTGAAGATATAGCTAAGGCAAATGTGCTTATCAATGGACTTGAAGAACTTAAAACAAAAGGGTTGGTAAGTGATAATGAATATCATCAGTGGAAAGCAGAAGGAGAACTGTTTCGTGCTTTGATTATGTTTAACATGGCACGTCTATGGGGATCATTCCCTATAATAACTAAAGTTGCAAAGACGATTACAGCCGAGAACGTAGGAGAAGTATATCCAACATATTTCCCTCCACGCTCTACAGACAAGGAGTGTTATCAGCAGATAATCAGCGACCTTAGTGATGCAGAACAGTATGCTCCGGATTTTAATTCTGCTGACAGAACAGTGTTGAGCAAGGTCGTTGCTCAGGCAATGTTTGTAAAGGTATATGCAGAAAAGCCTGTACAAGACTATTCAAAGGTGATAGAATATGCTGATAAGGTGCGCTGTGTTGCTGGTATGGCGCTTGAACCTGATTTTTCTACACTATGGGGATATGATGCAGATAAAAAAGACTGCGTGAAACGTAATACCAGTGAGGGTATTCTTGAAGTACATTGGACAACTGGTAATGCAAACTGGGAGAGTTGGATGTATGGTCGTAGTCTTGAGAATTATGATTATTACTTCTCTTGGGCTAAATGGATAACTCCGTCACGTGACTTAATAAAAGATTTTGAGAGCGAGAATGATACTACACGTATGAATCAAACAATAGTTTACTATGCATGTAAATGGAGTAACTATTATCCAGCAAGTAGATATCCGTTTATGTATAAATATCGTTCAGGCTACAACAATCAATATAAGTTGAGGCTTGCCGATATTATACTTCTTGAAGCTGAGGCTTATGCGTATAAGGGAGACAACACGAAGAGTGCCGATCTTGTGAACTTAATTCGTAACAGGGCAAAACTGCCAAACCTTACAGCAGATAAAACAGCTACAAAGGAAGCTATGATTGAGGCTGTGCTGCATGAACGTCGTCTTGAACTTGCTCTTGAGGGAGAAAGATGGTATGACTTGTGTAGAAATAATAAGGTTGAGGAATATTTGAATGGTCTAAACAATCGTGACTCGGGACGTTTGATGCAGAGAAAGCAATATGATGCCAACTCTTATCTTTTGCCAATACCTCAAAGTGCTCTTGACGAGAATACGAATCTACAACAGAACCCTGGTTATTAA
- a CDS encoding DUF5121 domain-containing protein, translating into MKLIKYLSAALLLLPFLSSCHDYDYDNIVASGNPVIKASVPSSAMMGDSIDVVVNCSDAEGQALSTLKAELCFSDEVVEHTTVRTAKEGEYKVRLFVPYLQYIPNGKAVVRLTLQNVTTKSTVENVNLDVTRPHFEGMHFITSDKVIYDMVEGADYTYSTTVPASVNTFKGHFETTDGKFVFGSSDDGVKLGINGLIGFQTANLGDVNVTFNTRDYTFSPFEKLPIQPLEFINADKQNVYTGVLTQGKLYSFIGDNALASDSWFYDTDFFTKNSDGTYTFNALTGTYNIKAIFDRKGFNIYAMNGNNPATLNPDGTGAIWILGDPIFGKPDFTQAQGWWTGTDYSLCMAPIAPKIYQLTLTVGKQLKAGSDVNFKFFGQAGWGVEFKAAGDYAISTSNPWFRVNESDGNIHLKDGVSIHDGETYVFNVDCTKGVNAAVLTVTKK; encoded by the coding sequence ATGAAATTAATTAAATATCTATCAGCAGCTTTATTGCTGTTGCCATTTTTATCATCGTGTCATGATTATGACTATGATAATATTGTAGCATCAGGAAACCCCGTTATAAAGGCTTCTGTTCCTTCTAGTGCCATGATGGGAGATTCTATTGATGTTGTAGTAAACTGCAGCGATGCTGAAGGGCAAGCGTTGTCTACTCTTAAAGCTGAATTGTGCTTTAGTGACGAGGTGGTTGAACATACCACTGTTCGTACGGCAAAAGAAGGTGAATATAAAGTGCGCTTGTTTGTGCCTTATCTTCAATATATTCCAAATGGAAAAGCTGTTGTTCGCCTTACATTGCAGAATGTAACAACAAAGTCAACAGTTGAAAATGTGAATTTAGACGTTACCAGACCTCATTTTGAAGGAATGCATTTTATCACTTCAGATAAAGTGATATATGATATGGTTGAAGGTGCTGATTACACTTATTCAACCACTGTTCCAGCAAGCGTAAACACTTTTAAGGGACATTTTGAAACAACTGATGGAAAGTTCGTGTTTGGATCTTCTGATGATGGCGTGAAGCTAGGAATAAATGGACTTATAGGTTTTCAAACAGCAAATTTAGGAGATGTAAACGTAACATTTAATACCCGTGATTATACGTTTAGTCCTTTTGAAAAACTGCCTATTCAGCCTTTGGAATTCATAAACGCGGATAAACAGAATGTTTATACAGGTGTGCTTACTCAAGGTAAACTCTATAGTTTTATTGGTGATAATGCTCTTGCTTCAGACAGCTGGTTCTATGATACCGATTTCTTTACTAAGAATTCTGATGGAACATATACGTTTAATGCACTTACCGGAACGTATAATATTAAAGCTATTTTTGATCGCAAAGGTTTCAATATTTATGCAATGAATGGAAATAATCCCGCAACGCTGAATCCTGATGGAACAGGTGCTATATGGATTCTTGGTGATCCAATATTCGGTAAGCCAGATTTCACACAAGCACAAGGTTGGTGGACCGGTACAGACTATTCACTATGTATGGCGCCAATTGCTCCAAAGATTTATCAGTTGACCTTAACAGTAGGAAAACAGTTGAAAGCTGGCAGCGACGTTAACTTTAAGTTCTTTGGTCAGGCCGGTTGGGGTGTTGAGTTCAAGGCCGCAGGCGATTATGCAATTTCAACATCCAATCCTTGGTTTAGGGTTAATGAGAGTGATGGCAATATTCATCTAAAGGACGGTGTGTCTATACATGATGGTGAAACGTATGTGTTTAATGTAGATTGTACTAAGGGTGTTAATGCTGCTGTATTGACTGTAACAAAGAAGTAG
- a CDS encoding energy transducer TonB, whose product MKRLFFAIMLVVTSFTIASAQNKADDNSGKVYEVAEVMPEYPGGNAKLMEFLCTNVRYPVQAQKSKIEGRSVIGFVVEEDGSISNVSVTKGSHPLLDREAIRVVKEMPKWKPGLIKGNPVRVKFNLPVYFKLN is encoded by the coding sequence ATGAAAAGATTATTTTTTGCTATAATGCTGGTTGTAACATCATTTACTATTGCCAGTGCACAGAATAAAGCCGATGATAATTCTGGAAAGGTTTATGAAGTGGCAGAAGTCATGCCTGAATACCCAGGTGGAAATGCTAAACTGATGGAGTTCCTTTGCACAAATGTGAGATATCCAGTTCAAGCTCAAAAGAGTAAGATAGAAGGTCGAAGTGTTATCGGATTTGTTGTTGAGGAGGATGGATCTATATCTAATGTAAGTGTAACGAAGGGATCACATCCATTACTTGATAGGGAGGCTATAAGGGTTGTGAAGGAAATGCCTAAATGGAAACCTGGTTTGATAAAAGGAAATCCAGTACGTGTGAAATTCAATTTACCTGTATATTTCAAGTTGAATTAG